A genomic stretch from Ictalurus punctatus breed USDA103 chromosome 2, Coco_2.0, whole genome shotgun sequence includes:
- the arhgap44a gene encoding rho GTPase-activating protein 44 isoform X11 encodes MKKQFNRMRQLANQTVGRAEKTEVLSDDLLQVEKRLDLVKQVSHSTHKKLTACLQGQQGADVDKRSVKSPTKKLPLTTLAQCMIEGAAVLGDDSLLGKMLKLCGDTEEKLAQELIVFELQMERDVVDPLYVLAEYSKSILHTKTQLYAHIPQMDVPQIQQAEIRVDIPNIQKQRKHLAKLVLDMDSARTRWQQSCKSSSHPSNLTPAGAKADALREEMEETANRMEICRDQLSADMYNFVAKEIDYANTFQTLIEIQAEYHKKSLEILQSVLPQIKAHQEAWIEKPSYGKPLEEHLTLSGRDIAFPIEACVTMLLECGMQEEGLFRVAPSASKLKKLKASLDCGVLDVQEYSADPHAIAGALKSYLRELPEPLMTSQLYDDWIQASNVQDMDKRLQALLAACEKLPTVNLNNFRYLIKFLAKLSEYQDANKMTPGNIAIVLGPNLLWTHSEANMTEMMTTVSLQIVGIIEPIIQHADWFFPGDIEFNLTGSYGSPIHTNHNSNYSSMPSPDMDQSDRKQSHDQGRRPLSVATDNMMLEFYKKDGIRKIQSMGVRVMDTSWVKGKGASTLARKASSTPPSAQPPGSPADTLITEQPGELNTSPIPTPPPVDRASTLKSKELSPVIGHKAVQAAGQPVPPVGQQSNSQSPHSAEHSPHTLRKAASKKLAPVPPKVPYGQSGAMSDQSTGQPSPVSLSPTPPSTPSPYGLGCAPGHVPPTSPGQGPLGTSHSLLSSPPSLTGTLNKSRPAPKPRQRPSLPPPQPPTIPPSVPQPMEQGLMDGLSPGESMSTGKHVSVTTARAGGQHPSFKLSVSPSYAGDGL; translated from the exons GGCAGAAAAAACAGAAGTATTAAGTGATGATCTACTACAG GTGGAGAAGCGTCTGGACTTGGTGAAGCAGGTCTCGCACAGCACACATAAGAAGCTCACAGCCTGCCTGCAGGGACAGCAAGGGGCCGATGTGGACAAGAGATCAGTCAAATCACCTACG AAAAAGTTGCCCCTGACCACATTGGCTCAGTGTATGATAGAAGGTGCTGCAGTATTAGGGGACGATTCTCTGCTAGG TAAGATGCTGAAGCTATGTGGGGATACTGAAGAGAAGCTGGCCCAGGAGCTCATTGTCTTTGAGCTCCAGATGGAAAGAGATGTGGTGGACCCTCTCTATGTCCTGGCCGAG TACAGCAAATCCATTTTACATACAAAAACACAATTGTATGCCCACATACCACAGATGGATGTACCACAGATCCAGCAAGCAGAGATTAGG GTGGACATTCCCAACATACAGAAACAGCGGAAACATCTAGCCAAGCTTGTCTTGGACATGGATTCGGCACGGACAAG GTGGCAGCAGTCATGCAAGTCCTCCAGTCACCCCAGCAATCTAACCCCAGCCGGGGCCAAAGCAGATGCGCTCCgagaggagatggaggagaCGGCCAATCGCATGGAGATCTGCAGG GACCAGTTGTCAGCAGACATGTACAACTTTGTGGCCAAAGAAATAGACTATGCAAACACCTTTCAGACG CTTATAGAGATTCAAGCAGAGTATCACAAGAAGTCTTTGGAGATTTTGCAGAGTGTGCTGCCACAGATCAAAGCTCACCAGG AGGCTTGGATAGAAAAGCCATCCTATGGCAAGCCTTTGGAGGAGCATCTGACCCTCAGTGGCAGAGACATAGCTTTTCCCATTGAGGCGTGTGTCACCATGCTGCTGGAATGTGGCATGCAGGAGGAG GGTTTGTTCCGTGTGGCCCCTTCAGCATCCAAGTTGAAGAAGCTGAAAGCATCTCTAGATTGCGGGGTTCTGGATGTGCAGGAATACTCTGCAGATCCACATGCTATAGCAG GAGCTCTGAAGTCATATCTCCGTGAACTCCCTGAACCTCTAATGACCTCTCAGCTCTATGATGATTGGATTCAGGCTTCAAA TGTTCAAGATATGGACAAGAGGCTCCAAGCCCTCCTGGCTGCATGTGAGAAACTTCCAACAGTCAATTTAAACAACTTCAG ATACTTGATTAAATTCCTAGCCAAGCTCAGTGAGTACCAGGATGCCAACAAAATGACACCTGGTAACATTGCGATAGTGTTGGGACCCAATCTGCTGTGGACACATTCTGAAGC GAACATGACAGAAATGATGACCACAGTATCTCTGCAAATCGTTGGTATCATTGAGCCTATCATCCAGCATGCCGACTGGTTCTTCCCAGGAG ATATTGAGTTCAACCTGACAGGCAGCTACGGTAGCCCCATCCACACCAACCACAACTCCAACTACAGCTCCATGCCCTCGCCAGACATGGACCAATCAGATCGTAAGCAGTCACACGACCAAGGCCGACGCCCCCTCAGCGTTGCCACTGACAACATGATGCTGGAGTTCTACAAAAAGGATGG CATTAGGAAAATACAAAG TATGGGAGTCAGAGTGATGGATACATCCTGGGTGAAGGGTAAAGGTGCATCCACGCTTGCTCGAAAAGCCTCGTCCACCCCTCCCAGCGCCCAGCCACCTGGATCGCCCGCTGACACACTCATAACTGAGCAGCCTGGAGAGCTGAATACATCCCCCATTCCCACCCCTCCACCAGTAGACAGGGCTAG CACACTGAAGAGCAAGGAGCTCTCACCTGTGATTGGCCATAAGGCCGTGCAGGCGGCAGGACAGCCAGTGCCACCTGTTGGCCAGCAAAGCAACAGCCAATCGCCACACTCAGCTGAGCACAGCCCTCACACCCTGCGCAAAG CAGCCTCGAAGAAGCTGGCCCCTGTGCCACCCAAGGTTCCTTACGGCCAGTCAGGGGCGATGTCCGACCAGTCCACAGGTCAGCCGTCCCCGGTCAGCCTGTCCCCCACTCCCCCAAGCACCCCGTCCCCGTATGGCCTGGGCTGTGCCCCAGGGCATGTGCCCCCCACCTCTCCTGGGCAGGGCCCACTAGGCACGTCCcactctctcctttcctctccccCATCTCTGACTGGCACGCTCAACAAGTCGCGGCCTGCCCCCAAACCGCGACAGAGACCAAGTCTGCCCCCTCCACAGCCACCCACTATCCCCCCCAGTGTCCCCCAGCCAATGGAACAGGGCCTGATGGACGGATTGTCCCCCGGGGAGAGCATGTCCACAGGTAAACATGTCTCAGTGACAACCGCAAGAGCGGGAGGACAGCATCCCTCTTTCAAACTGTCTGTCTCGCCATCCTATGCAGGCGATGGACTTTGA
- the arhgap44a gene encoding rho GTPase-activating protein 44 isoform X12 — MKKQFNRMRQLANQTVGRAEKTEVLSDDLLQVEKRLDLVKQVSHSTHKKLTACLQGQQGADVDKRSVKSPTKKLPLTTLAQCMIEGAAVLGDDSLLGKMLKLCGDTEEKLAQELIVFELQMERDVVDPLYVLAEVDIPNIQKQRKHLAKLVLDMDSARTRWQQSCKSSSHPSNLTPAGAKADALREEMEETANRMEICRDQLSADMYNFVAKEIDYANTFQTLIEIQAEYHKKSLEILQSVLPQIKAHQEAWIEKPSYGKPLEEHLTLSGRDIAFPIEACVTMLLECGMQEEGLFRVAPSASKLKKLKASLDCGVLDVQEYSADPHAIAGALKSYLRELPEPLMTSQLYDDWIQASNVQDMDKRLQALLAACEKLPTVNLNNFRYLIKFLAKLSEYQDANKMTPGNIAIVLGPNLLWTHSEANMTEMMTTVSLQIVGIIEPIIQHADWFFPGDIEFNLTGSYGSPIHTNHNSNYSSMPSPDMDQSDRKQSHDQGRRPLSVATDNMMLEFYKKDGIRKIQSMGVRVMDTSWVKGKGASTLARKASSTPPSAQPPGSPADTLITEQPGELNTSPIPTPPPVDRASTLKSKELSPVIGHKAVQAAGQPVPPVGQQSNSQSPHSAEHSPHTLRKASKKLAPVPPKVPYGQSGAMSDQSTGQPSPVSLSPTPPSTPSPYGLGCAPGHVPPTSPGQGPLGTSHSLLSSPPSLTGTLNKSRPAPKPRQRPSLPPPQPPTIPPSVPQPMEQGLMDGLSPGESMSTGKHVSVTTARAGGQHPSFKLSVSPSYAGDGL, encoded by the exons GGCAGAAAAAACAGAAGTATTAAGTGATGATCTACTACAG GTGGAGAAGCGTCTGGACTTGGTGAAGCAGGTCTCGCACAGCACACATAAGAAGCTCACAGCCTGCCTGCAGGGACAGCAAGGGGCCGATGTGGACAAGAGATCAGTCAAATCACCTACG AAAAAGTTGCCCCTGACCACATTGGCTCAGTGTATGATAGAAGGTGCTGCAGTATTAGGGGACGATTCTCTGCTAGG TAAGATGCTGAAGCTATGTGGGGATACTGAAGAGAAGCTGGCCCAGGAGCTCATTGTCTTTGAGCTCCAGATGGAAAGAGATGTGGTGGACCCTCTCTATGTCCTGGCCGAG GTGGACATTCCCAACATACAGAAACAGCGGAAACATCTAGCCAAGCTTGTCTTGGACATGGATTCGGCACGGACAAG GTGGCAGCAGTCATGCAAGTCCTCCAGTCACCCCAGCAATCTAACCCCAGCCGGGGCCAAAGCAGATGCGCTCCgagaggagatggaggagaCGGCCAATCGCATGGAGATCTGCAGG GACCAGTTGTCAGCAGACATGTACAACTTTGTGGCCAAAGAAATAGACTATGCAAACACCTTTCAGACG CTTATAGAGATTCAAGCAGAGTATCACAAGAAGTCTTTGGAGATTTTGCAGAGTGTGCTGCCACAGATCAAAGCTCACCAGG AGGCTTGGATAGAAAAGCCATCCTATGGCAAGCCTTTGGAGGAGCATCTGACCCTCAGTGGCAGAGACATAGCTTTTCCCATTGAGGCGTGTGTCACCATGCTGCTGGAATGTGGCATGCAGGAGGAG GGTTTGTTCCGTGTGGCCCCTTCAGCATCCAAGTTGAAGAAGCTGAAAGCATCTCTAGATTGCGGGGTTCTGGATGTGCAGGAATACTCTGCAGATCCACATGCTATAGCAG GAGCTCTGAAGTCATATCTCCGTGAACTCCCTGAACCTCTAATGACCTCTCAGCTCTATGATGATTGGATTCAGGCTTCAAA TGTTCAAGATATGGACAAGAGGCTCCAAGCCCTCCTGGCTGCATGTGAGAAACTTCCAACAGTCAATTTAAACAACTTCAG ATACTTGATTAAATTCCTAGCCAAGCTCAGTGAGTACCAGGATGCCAACAAAATGACACCTGGTAACATTGCGATAGTGTTGGGACCCAATCTGCTGTGGACACATTCTGAAGC GAACATGACAGAAATGATGACCACAGTATCTCTGCAAATCGTTGGTATCATTGAGCCTATCATCCAGCATGCCGACTGGTTCTTCCCAGGAG ATATTGAGTTCAACCTGACAGGCAGCTACGGTAGCCCCATCCACACCAACCACAACTCCAACTACAGCTCCATGCCCTCGCCAGACATGGACCAATCAGATCGTAAGCAGTCACACGACCAAGGCCGACGCCCCCTCAGCGTTGCCACTGACAACATGATGCTGGAGTTCTACAAAAAGGATGG CATTAGGAAAATACAAAG TATGGGAGTCAGAGTGATGGATACATCCTGGGTGAAGGGTAAAGGTGCATCCACGCTTGCTCGAAAAGCCTCGTCCACCCCTCCCAGCGCCCAGCCACCTGGATCGCCCGCTGACACACTCATAACTGAGCAGCCTGGAGAGCTGAATACATCCCCCATTCCCACCCCTCCACCAGTAGACAGGGCTAG CACACTGAAGAGCAAGGAGCTCTCACCTGTGATTGGCCATAAGGCCGTGCAGGCGGCAGGACAGCCAGTGCCACCTGTTGGCCAGCAAAGCAACAGCCAATCGCCACACTCAGCTGAGCACAGCCCTCACACCCTGCGCAAAG CCTCGAAGAAGCTGGCCCCTGTGCCACCCAAGGTTCCTTACGGCCAGTCAGGGGCGATGTCCGACCAGTCCACAGGTCAGCCGTCCCCGGTCAGCCTGTCCCCCACTCCCCCAAGCACCCCGTCCCCGTATGGCCTGGGCTGTGCCCCAGGGCATGTGCCCCCCACCTCTCCTGGGCAGGGCCCACTAGGCACGTCCcactctctcctttcctctccccCATCTCTGACTGGCACGCTCAACAAGTCGCGGCCTGCCCCCAAACCGCGACAGAGACCAAGTCTGCCCCCTCCACAGCCACCCACTATCCCCCCCAGTGTCCCCCAGCCAATGGAACAGGGCCTGATGGACGGATTGTCCCCCGGGGAGAGCATGTCCACAGGTAAACATGTCTCAGTGACAACCGCAAGAGCGGGAGGACAGCATCCCTCTTTCAAACTGTCTGTCTCGCCATCCTATGCAGGCGATGGACTTTGA
- the arhgap44a gene encoding rho GTPase-activating protein 44 isoform X7: MKKQFNRMRQLANQTVGRAEKTEVLSDDLLQVEKRLDLVKQVSHSTHKKLTACLQGQQGADVDKRSVKSPTKKLPLTTLAQCMIEGAAVLGDDSLLGKMLKLCGDTEEKLAQELIVFELQMERDVVDPLYVLAEYSKSILHTKTQLYAHIPQMDVPQIQQAEIRVDIPNIQKQRKHLAKLVLDMDSARTRWQQSCKSSSHPSNLTPAGAKADALREEMEETANRMEICRDQLSADMYNFVAKEIDYANTFQTLIEIQAEYHKKSLEILQSVLPQIKAHQEAWIEKPSYGKPLEEHLTLSGRDIAFPIEACVTMLLECGMQEEGLFRVAPSASKLKKLKASLDCGVLDVQEYSADPHAIAGALKSYLRELPEPLMTSQLYDDWIQASNVQDMDKRLQALLAACEKLPTVNLNNFRYLIKFLAKLSEYQDANKMTPGNIAIVLGPNLLWTHSEANMTEMMTTVSLQIVGIIEPIIQHADWFFPGDIEFNLTGSYGSPIHTNHNSNYSSMPSPDMDQSDRKQSHDQGRRPLSVATDNMMLEFYKKDGIRKIQSMGVRVMDTSWVKGKGASTLARKASSTPPSAQPPGSPADTLITEQPGELNTSPIPTPPPVDRASSNEVSPHRPDPSHAHAPHGEERPPPPYPSASTTSHAPHHFYPKPPPCARPVAPGPESQPPDSPPSQLRWSGYGPPQPQPPPSSSSSSSSSSSLDINSNPKPSCLHFPKHGPACELPDVNTSPLYVKTPLILTRNEVALGNPPSLPTSGPPPWAACPCARERGPPRLPSTLKSKELSPVIGHKAVQAAGQPVPPVGQQSNSQSPHSAEHSPHTLRKASKKLAPVPPKVPYGQSGAMSDQSTGQPSPVSLSPTPPSTPSPYGLGCAPGHVPPTSPGQGPLGTSHSLLSSPPSLTGTLNKSRPAPKPRQRPSLPPPQPPTIPPSVPQPMEQGLMDGLSPGESMSTGKHVSVTTARAGGQHPSFKLSVSPSYAGDGL, translated from the exons GGCAGAAAAAACAGAAGTATTAAGTGATGATCTACTACAG GTGGAGAAGCGTCTGGACTTGGTGAAGCAGGTCTCGCACAGCACACATAAGAAGCTCACAGCCTGCCTGCAGGGACAGCAAGGGGCCGATGTGGACAAGAGATCAGTCAAATCACCTACG AAAAAGTTGCCCCTGACCACATTGGCTCAGTGTATGATAGAAGGTGCTGCAGTATTAGGGGACGATTCTCTGCTAGG TAAGATGCTGAAGCTATGTGGGGATACTGAAGAGAAGCTGGCCCAGGAGCTCATTGTCTTTGAGCTCCAGATGGAAAGAGATGTGGTGGACCCTCTCTATGTCCTGGCCGAG TACAGCAAATCCATTTTACATACAAAAACACAATTGTATGCCCACATACCACAGATGGATGTACCACAGATCCAGCAAGCAGAGATTAGG GTGGACATTCCCAACATACAGAAACAGCGGAAACATCTAGCCAAGCTTGTCTTGGACATGGATTCGGCACGGACAAG GTGGCAGCAGTCATGCAAGTCCTCCAGTCACCCCAGCAATCTAACCCCAGCCGGGGCCAAAGCAGATGCGCTCCgagaggagatggaggagaCGGCCAATCGCATGGAGATCTGCAGG GACCAGTTGTCAGCAGACATGTACAACTTTGTGGCCAAAGAAATAGACTATGCAAACACCTTTCAGACG CTTATAGAGATTCAAGCAGAGTATCACAAGAAGTCTTTGGAGATTTTGCAGAGTGTGCTGCCACAGATCAAAGCTCACCAGG AGGCTTGGATAGAAAAGCCATCCTATGGCAAGCCTTTGGAGGAGCATCTGACCCTCAGTGGCAGAGACATAGCTTTTCCCATTGAGGCGTGTGTCACCATGCTGCTGGAATGTGGCATGCAGGAGGAG GGTTTGTTCCGTGTGGCCCCTTCAGCATCCAAGTTGAAGAAGCTGAAAGCATCTCTAGATTGCGGGGTTCTGGATGTGCAGGAATACTCTGCAGATCCACATGCTATAGCAG GAGCTCTGAAGTCATATCTCCGTGAACTCCCTGAACCTCTAATGACCTCTCAGCTCTATGATGATTGGATTCAGGCTTCAAA TGTTCAAGATATGGACAAGAGGCTCCAAGCCCTCCTGGCTGCATGTGAGAAACTTCCAACAGTCAATTTAAACAACTTCAG ATACTTGATTAAATTCCTAGCCAAGCTCAGTGAGTACCAGGATGCCAACAAAATGACACCTGGTAACATTGCGATAGTGTTGGGACCCAATCTGCTGTGGACACATTCTGAAGC GAACATGACAGAAATGATGACCACAGTATCTCTGCAAATCGTTGGTATCATTGAGCCTATCATCCAGCATGCCGACTGGTTCTTCCCAGGAG ATATTGAGTTCAACCTGACAGGCAGCTACGGTAGCCCCATCCACACCAACCACAACTCCAACTACAGCTCCATGCCCTCGCCAGACATGGACCAATCAGATCGTAAGCAGTCACACGACCAAGGCCGACGCCCCCTCAGCGTTGCCACTGACAACATGATGCTGGAGTTCTACAAAAAGGATGG CATTAGGAAAATACAAAG TATGGGAGTCAGAGTGATGGATACATCCTGGGTGAAGGGTAAAGGTGCATCCACGCTTGCTCGAAAAGCCTCGTCCACCCCTCCCAGCGCCCAGCCACCTGGATCGCCCGCTGACACACTCATAACTGAGCAGCCTGGAGAGCTGAATACATCCCCCATTCCCACCCCTCCACCAGTAGACAGGGCTAG CTCCAACGAGGTGTCACCCCACCGGCCGGACCCCTCTCATGCCCATGCGCCCCACGGGGAGGAGCGGCCACCCCCTCCTTACCCTTCCGCATCCACCACCTCCCACGCCCCTCACCACTTCTATCCCAAACCCCCTCCCTGTGCACGGCCAGTGGCCCCAGGGCCCGAATCACAGCCCCCTGACTCCCCACCCTCCCAATTACGTTGGTCCGGCTATGGCCCTCCTCAACCCCAGCCACccccttcctcctcttcttcctcctcttcctcttcttctctcgACATTAACTCCAACCCCAAGCCCAGCTGCCTGCACTTCCCCAAACACGGCCCAGCATGTGAGCTGCCAGACGTGAACACCTCCCCTCTCTACGTTAAAACACCCCTCATTTTGACCCGCAACGAGGTGGCCCTCGGAAACCCCCCTAGCCTTCCCACATCCGGCCCCCCTCCGTGGGCTGCCTGTCCATGTGCCCGTGAACGAGGACCCCCCAGGCTGCCTAG CACACTGAAGAGCAAGGAGCTCTCACCTGTGATTGGCCATAAGGCCGTGCAGGCGGCAGGACAGCCAGTGCCACCTGTTGGCCAGCAAAGCAACAGCCAATCGCCACACTCAGCTGAGCACAGCCCTCACACCCTGCGCAAAG CCTCGAAGAAGCTGGCCCCTGTGCCACCCAAGGTTCCTTACGGCCAGTCAGGGGCGATGTCCGACCAGTCCACAGGTCAGCCGTCCCCGGTCAGCCTGTCCCCCACTCCCCCAAGCACCCCGTCCCCGTATGGCCTGGGCTGTGCCCCAGGGCATGTGCCCCCCACCTCTCCTGGGCAGGGCCCACTAGGCACGTCCcactctctcctttcctctccccCATCTCTGACTGGCACGCTCAACAAGTCGCGGCCTGCCCCCAAACCGCGACAGAGACCAAGTCTGCCCCCTCCACAGCCACCCACTATCCCCCCCAGTGTCCCCCAGCCAATGGAACAGGGCCTGATGGACGGATTGTCCCCCGGGGAGAGCATGTCCACAGGTAAACATGTCTCAGTGACAACCGCAAGAGCGGGAGGACAGCATCCCTCTTTCAAACTGTCTGTCTCGCCATCCTATGCAGGCGATGGACTTTGA